In Triticum aestivum cultivar Chinese Spring chromosome 5B, IWGSC CS RefSeq v2.1, whole genome shotgun sequence, the following proteins share a genomic window:
- the LOC123110100 gene encoding uncharacterized protein — protein sequence MGRKGLMVVTSILAVMTIVFGVISAVLLALKHHQDDRGEFSTYRRSPAMTCGVVAAGLALMTQILASMAICCCGAWRITKGAKRIAAVVFFIISWVLAIIAVLLFLAGAMLGFEGSAKKTVGNARTVGGVAIFVIATFLFLVVAALEVASYRLVRKKDHY from the exons ATGGGGAGGAAAGGTCTCATGGTGGTGACCAGCATCCTCGCTGTGATGACGATCGTGTTCGGAGTCATCAGCGCGGTTCTCTTGGCGCTG AAACATCATCAAGATGACCGTGGCGAGTTCTCTACGTACCGGCGATCGCCGGCAATGACATGTGGCGTGGTAGCGGCCGGGTTGGCGTTGATGACGCAGATTCTTGCCAGCATGGCCATCTGCTGCTGTGGGGCGTGGCGGATAACAAAGGGGGCCAAGCGCATCGCGGcggtggtcttcttcatcatctcatg GGTCCTTGCGATCATAGCAGTGCTACTATTTCTGGCAGGCGCCATGTTAGGGTTTGAAGGCTCTGCAAAGAAAACTGTTGGGAATGCTAGGACTGTCGGAGGTGTCGCAATTTTTGTGATCGCGACGTTTTTGTTTCTTGTAGTTGCCGCTCTTGAGGTTGCCTCATACCGCCTAGTTCGGAAGAAGGACCACTACTAA